The following are encoded in a window of Staphylospora marina genomic DNA:
- a CDS encoding SGNH/GDSL hydrolase family protein has translation MGNRYWLALGDSVTAGVGAPPGQGYVDRIHRMLEADEKHLDPVRICRSGWRCKNLARALGSPRAARFLREARLSTLLIGGNDLLFAWFKFLLFGHEAVFEQALYHFSFCYTEILRKLTGETAGPVYVFNLYNPFPEEPLANHYVSRINRLIETRSASFRVPVIDIHGIFAGREPWLIDGYRTGRLRDLLRSPRMPIHPGPSGHRAIADAFRKNIGKEQL, from the coding sequence ATGGGAAACCGATACTGGCTTGCGCTCGGAGATTCCGTCACGGCAGGAGTGGGCGCTCCGCCCGGGCAAGGGTATGTGGACCGAATCCACCGAATGTTGGAGGCCGACGAAAAACACCTTGATCCGGTCCGAATCTGCCGCAGCGGTTGGCGCTGCAAGAACCTGGCCCGGGCCCTCGGATCCCCCCGGGCCGCCCGTTTTCTCCGCGAAGCCCGTCTCTCGACCCTCCTGATCGGAGGAAACGACCTTTTGTTCGCCTGGTTCAAATTCCTGCTGTTCGGCCATGAAGCGGTGTTTGAACAGGCTTTGTACCACTTTTCCTTCTGTTATACGGAAATTCTCCGGAAACTGACCGGCGAAACCGCGGGCCCCGTCTACGTGTTCAACCTGTATAATCCGTTCCCCGAGGAACCTCTGGCCAATCATTACGTTTCGCGGATCAACCGTCTCATCGAAACCCGTTCCGCGTCATTCCGCGTTCCCGTGATTGACATTCACGGCATTTTTGCCGGTCGCGAGCCTTGGCTGATCGACGGGTACCGGACGGGAAGGCTCCGCGACTTGCTCCGGTCTCCCCGAATGCCCATCCACCCCGGTCCTTCGGGACACCGGGCGATCGCCGACGCATTTCGGAAAAACATCGGGAAAGAACAGCTGTAA
- a CDS encoding AAA family ATPase has product MAHTKRDHGRIEREKEPELCRVGKKLAEILKDRRTAEWAFGMYKETAGRLGITSAADERFAVTMRSDLARIHFNFCSWLTVGIGRREDGQMTVRLPLIRGKLGEFADKPEIREDYVHKSDSEVGSYSFQMADFHAFRDEILALFDLTLKRMVRRFSGVTRSPYRRRHQELLGRALFDRAIRDELLACAFEGKRPVSGRNVRALADETGFRPEELELWLNALERKGQLIFYGPPGTGKSWLAEKLAEWVAGKNGLVKRLQFHPGFSYEDFIQGIRPVSGGDGKPVYRLEPGHFLRFCREAEAKSGKAVLIIDEINRAAPAGVFGELLLALERREEEIPLAAGGVIRVPGNVRIIGTMNTADRAVALMDHAIRRRFAFVRVNPRFDVLERYHRLRGNRIRGLVQVLEEINRQIAEPDMELGTSFFFTPDLSGELEGIWRTEVEPYLEELFAGNPEVWETWRWDRVKGRLRS; this is encoded by the coding sequence ATGGCGCACACAAAGAGAGATCACGGGAGGATTGAACGGGAGAAGGAGCCCGAACTCTGCCGGGTCGGCAAGAAGTTGGCGGAGATTCTCAAGGATCGACGGACGGCGGAGTGGGCGTTCGGCATGTATAAAGAGACGGCAGGGCGATTGGGGATCACATCCGCAGCGGATGAACGCTTTGCCGTCACGATGCGTTCGGATCTTGCCCGCATCCATTTCAATTTCTGTTCGTGGCTGACGGTCGGTATCGGACGCAGGGAAGACGGTCAGATGACGGTCCGTCTCCCGCTGATCCGGGGGAAATTGGGAGAGTTCGCGGACAAACCGGAGATCCGGGAAGATTACGTTCACAAGTCGGATTCCGAAGTCGGGAGCTATTCGTTTCAAATGGCCGATTTTCATGCCTTTCGAGATGAGATTCTGGCCTTGTTCGACCTTACGTTGAAGCGTATGGTGCGGCGATTTTCCGGAGTGACCCGATCGCCGTATCGCCGGCGGCACCAGGAGCTGCTGGGCAGGGCTCTTTTTGACAGGGCGATTCGGGATGAATTATTGGCTTGTGCGTTTGAGGGAAAACGGCCGGTTTCCGGGCGGAATGTCCGGGCATTGGCGGATGAGACGGGTTTTCGACCGGAAGAACTGGAACTGTGGCTGAACGCGTTGGAACGGAAAGGGCAGTTGATTTTTTATGGTCCGCCGGGGACGGGAAAATCGTGGTTGGCGGAGAAACTGGCGGAATGGGTCGCCGGAAAGAACGGCTTGGTCAAACGGCTTCAATTTCATCCCGGATTTTCCTATGAAGACTTCATCCAAGGGATTCGGCCTGTCAGCGGCGGGGACGGCAAACCGGTCTATCGGCTGGAACCCGGTCATTTTCTCCGGTTTTGCAGGGAAGCGGAAGCAAAGTCGGGGAAGGCGGTGCTGATCATTGACGAAATCAACCGCGCCGCGCCGGCCGGAGTGTTCGGGGAACTGCTGCTGGCGCTTGAACGCCGGGAAGAGGAGATTCCGCTTGCGGCAGGGGGAGTGATTCGGGTGCCCGGAAACGTCCGGATCATCGGGACGATGAACACGGCAGACCGGGCCGTGGCGCTCATGGATCATGCGATCCGTCGCCGGTTTGCGTTTGTCCGGGTGAATCCCCGTTTTGACGTGCTGGAAAGGTATCATCGGCTTCGCGGAAACCGGATCCGAGGTCTGGTTCAAGTATTGGAGGAAATCAATCGGCAGATTGCCGAACCGGACATGGAGCTCGGCACTTCTTTCTTTTTCACCCCGGATTTGTCGGGAGAATTGGAGGGGATCTGGAGAACGGAAGTGGAGCCGTACCTTGAAGAATTGTTTGCCGGCAACCCGGAGGTTTGGGAGACCTGGCGGTGGGACCGGGTGAAAGGGAGACTTCGGTCATGA
- a CDS encoding metallophosphoesterase: MKLAIFALSDLHLSFKRPVTLYDIDHERDVDKPMDVFGWTRHYDRIRDSWLRVVGPDDTVLIPGDISWAMRMETAMNDFGWIAGLPGKKVLSPGNHCYYYSSKKKLREMLPEGMTWIDADHVEVEGKVIAGTRGWTLPGDPFFKEEEDRKIYLRQVGRLRIALESAVREHPGREIIVMLHFPPLTRSCTESGFMDVMKEFGVSLCVYGHMHGKAAEEAIQGVTEGVELKLVACDHLDFCPVKIRD; this comes from the coding sequence ATGAAATTGGCCATTTTTGCATTGAGTGATTTGCACCTTTCATTCAAACGACCCGTCACGCTTTATGACATTGATCATGAACGGGATGTGGACAAGCCGATGGATGTGTTCGGATGGACCCGGCATTATGACCGGATCCGTGACAGCTGGCTCAGGGTTGTGGGGCCGGATGACACCGTGCTCATCCCGGGAGACATCAGCTGGGCGATGCGCATGGAAACGGCGATGAACGATTTCGGCTGGATTGCCGGTCTTCCAGGAAAGAAAGTATTGTCTCCGGGGAATCACTGCTATTATTACAGCAGCAAAAAGAAGCTTCGGGAGATGCTCCCCGAAGGCATGACGTGGATCGATGCGGATCATGTCGAGGTGGAAGGAAAGGTGATTGCCGGAACCCGGGGATGGACACTTCCGGGTGACCCGTTCTTCAAAGAAGAAGAGGACCGGAAGATTTACCTCCGACAGGTGGGACGGCTCCGCATCGCGCTGGAGTCGGCGGTCCGCGAGCATCCGGGGCGCGAGATCATCGTGATGCTTCATTTTCCTCCGCTCACCCGCAGCTGCACGGAATCCGGATTCATGGATGTCATGAAGGAGTTCGGAGTCTCCCTGTGCGTATACGGGCACATGCACGGCAAAGCGGCGGAGGAAGCCATCCAGGGAGTGACCGAAGGCGTGGAACTCAAGTTGGTGGCTTGCGATCATCTGGACTTTTGTCCGGTCAAAATCAGGGATTGA
- the dat gene encoding D-amino-acid transaminase, translating into MKEMILYGDRILKRDEVQIDIEDRAYQFGDGVYEVIRVYAGKPFCMQEHLERLEKSAAAIRLRLPEPVSKIRELLLRLLEVEGMRDGNLYLQVSRGVAPRNHAFPPDIKAQLVAYTQPSGRPVRELENGVRAITTQDIRWLRCDIKSLNLLGAVLAKQQAVERGAHEAILIRDGFVTEGSSTNIFGVKAGTLYTHPADHLILHGITRKITLDVARESGIPVREEALAEEELKQCEEVFLTSTTMEICPIVEIDGTPVGTGRPGPITRRLQEGFVRKIGI; encoded by the coding sequence ATGAAAGAAATGATTCTCTACGGCGATCGCATTTTAAAACGGGATGAAGTGCAGATTGACATCGAAGACCGCGCCTACCAATTCGGGGACGGCGTGTATGAGGTGATCCGCGTCTATGCCGGGAAGCCCTTTTGCATGCAAGAACACTTGGAACGGTTGGAGAAAAGCGCCGCCGCCATTCGGCTCCGCTTGCCGGAACCCGTCTCCAAAATCCGTGAATTGCTTCTCCGGCTGCTCGAGGTCGAAGGGATGCGTGACGGCAACCTGTATTTGCAGGTGAGTCGTGGAGTCGCTCCGCGAAATCACGCTTTTCCCCCTGACATCAAGGCGCAATTGGTCGCATACACCCAGCCGTCCGGTCGCCCCGTCCGGGAGTTGGAAAACGGAGTGCGGGCCATCACCACCCAAGACATCCGTTGGCTGCGTTGCGACATCAAAAGCTTGAATCTTCTGGGAGCCGTCCTTGCCAAGCAACAGGCGGTGGAACGGGGAGCTCACGAAGCCATTCTGATCCGGGACGGATTTGTCACGGAAGGAAGCTCCACCAACATTTTCGGCGTCAAAGCGGGAACCTTGTACACACACCCTGCCGATCATCTGATCCTGCACGGGATCACGCGAAAAATCACGTTGGACGTCGCCAGGGAATCGGGAATTCCCGTCCGGGAAGAAGCTCTTGCCGAAGAAGAACTGAAACAATGCGAGGAGGTCTTCCTGACCAGCACCACCATGGAGATCTGCCCGATCGTTGAAATTGACGGAACCCCCGTCGGAACAGGCCGGCCGGGCCCGATCACCCGGCGGTTGCAAGAAGGGTTTGTCCGGAAGATCGGCATCTGA
- a CDS encoding SDR family NAD(P)-dependent oxidoreductase — translation MRVLVTGGTGFLGRNLVHLLVREGMEVTVLHRSGSRLEGLPEGVRFRPGDVTDPNSLEKVCRGMDLVFHVAGEVTWGKALSQRMMDINVRGAENMARAALRAGVKRFVLTSSAAAVGFPETGEADESFPFNGDLLNVEYAKGKRGGEERVLALVKEGLPAVAVNPTVIIGPRTTGSSLVRSVMTGRLTMAPDGGVNICDAEDVAKGHLLAATRGEVGERYILGGTNLPLRDFFQRVADTAGTGTRIRRVPAWLAKAAAVAGEAASFITRKDPGFPWDLAKLIGRNIYYSSEKAVRELGYSITPPEEAIRKAVEWEMRRRRGTS, via the coding sequence ATGCGCGTTTTGGTGACGGGAGGAACGGGATTCCTGGGAAGAAATCTGGTCCATCTGCTGGTGCGGGAAGGGATGGAGGTGACCGTGCTTCACCGGTCCGGTTCACGGCTGGAAGGACTGCCGGAGGGGGTCCGGTTCCGGCCGGGAGACGTGACGGACCCGAACTCGCTGGAGAAAGTTTGCAGAGGGATGGATCTGGTGTTTCATGTGGCCGGTGAAGTGACCTGGGGCAAAGCTTTGTCGCAAAGGATGATGGACATCAACGTCCGGGGAGCGGAGAACATGGCGCGCGCTGCCCTTCGCGCCGGAGTGAAGCGGTTTGTGCTGACCAGCTCCGCGGCGGCCGTCGGCTTTCCGGAGACAGGAGAAGCGGATGAATCGTTTCCGTTCAACGGGGATCTCCTGAACGTGGAATATGCCAAAGGCAAACGGGGAGGGGAAGAACGGGTTCTGGCGCTCGTGAAGGAAGGTTTGCCGGCGGTGGCGGTCAATCCGACGGTGATCATCGGTCCGCGTACGACCGGCTCTTCGCTCGTCAGGTCGGTCATGACGGGGCGCTTGACCATGGCTCCTGACGGCGGCGTCAACATCTGCGACGCGGAAGACGTCGCCAAGGGGCATCTGCTGGCGGCCACCCGCGGTGAGGTCGGGGAGCGGTACATATTGGGGGGCACCAATCTCCCGCTCCGGGATTTTTTTCAACGGGTTGCCGACACGGCCGGAACCGGCACACGGATCCGGAGGGTGCCGGCCTGGTTGGCAAAAGCGGCGGCCGTGGCCGGGGAAGCCGCGTCATTCATTACCCGCAAGGATCCGGGATTCCCATGGGATCTTGCCAAATTGATCGGTCGGAACATTTACTATTCGTCGGAAAAAGCGGTGCGGGAACTCGGATACTCCATCACCCCGCCGGAAGAAGCGATTCGCAAGGCCGTGGAATGGGAAATGCGGAGAAGGAGAGGCACATCCTGA
- a CDS encoding SDR family oxidoreductase, whose amino-acid sequence MKNLHGKTAIVTGASSGIGEATALALADAGVDVAITARRADRLKRLADRIRRETGVRTLEIPADVTDKEAMVRLASQVKSEWGRIDILVNNAGVMLLSFLEKNKVEEWERMVDVNIKGVLYGIHAVLPVMLEQGSGHIVNISSDAGHEVFPSSSVYSATKFAVRAISAGIAQELTPKGIRVTNVSPGAVATELVSHVTDRDVLDMFAQSPVVLMQPDDIARAVVYAVSQPEHVNVNEMMIRPSNIRR is encoded by the coding sequence TTGAAAAACCTTCACGGAAAAACGGCCATCGTCACCGGCGCATCCAGCGGAATCGGCGAAGCCACCGCTCTGGCGTTGGCTGACGCCGGCGTCGACGTGGCGATCACGGCCCGGCGGGCGGACCGGCTGAAGCGGCTCGCCGACCGCATTCGCCGCGAAACAGGTGTGAGGACGCTGGAGATTCCCGCCGACGTGACGGACAAAGAGGCCATGGTTCGATTGGCGTCCCAGGTGAAAAGCGAATGGGGACGCATCGACATTCTTGTCAACAACGCCGGCGTGATGCTGCTCTCGTTTCTGGAGAAAAACAAAGTGGAAGAATGGGAGCGCATGGTGGATGTGAACATCAAGGGAGTCCTGTACGGAATTCACGCCGTCTTGCCCGTGATGCTTGAACAGGGAAGCGGGCACATCGTCAACATTTCTTCCGACGCCGGCCACGAAGTGTTCCCGTCATCTTCGGTGTATTCGGCCACAAAATTTGCCGTGCGCGCCATTTCCGCGGGAATCGCCCAGGAACTGACGCCCAAGGGGATTCGCGTCACCAACGTGTCACCCGGTGCGGTGGCCACCGAATTGGTGTCCCACGTGACGGACCGGGACGTGCTCGACATGTTTGCGCAATCTCCCGTCGTCCTGATGCAACCCGATGATATCGCACGGGCGGTGGTGTATGCGGTTTCCCAGCCGGAGCATGTCAACGTGAACGAAATGATGATCCGCCCTTCCAACATCCGCCGATGA
- a CDS encoding lipoate--protein ligase family protein: protein MQSWRFLPYRVHTPAENMAIDEAILHVHREGRVPPTVRFYGWNPATLSIGYFQRVDKEVVLERIRSRGLGFVRRMTGGRAVLHDKELTYSVVVSEDHPLMPPTVSESYRVISQALLEGYRLLGLKAELSLPESGRREAASAACFDSPSDYELVIEGRKAAGSAQTRQRGVILQHGSVLVDLDEDLLFDVLRFPNEQVKERLKRSFSEKAVAINQLRSPGASMEEVIKAFFEGFERGMGIRLEPGELTEEEREVADRLVREKYGTDDWNRKK from the coding sequence ATGCAATCCTGGCGCTTTTTGCCGTATCGCGTCCATACGCCGGCCGAGAACATGGCCATTGACGAAGCCATCCTGCACGTGCACCGGGAAGGTCGGGTGCCTCCGACCGTCCGTTTTTACGGCTGGAATCCGGCGACGTTGAGCATCGGGTATTTCCAGCGGGTGGACAAGGAAGTGGTTCTGGAGCGGATCCGCTCACGGGGGTTGGGGTTTGTCCGGCGCATGACCGGCGGAAGGGCCGTCCTCCATGACAAGGAATTGACCTACAGCGTGGTGGTTTCGGAAGATCATCCGCTGATGCCTCCCACCGTGAGCGAGTCCTACCGGGTGATCAGCCAGGCTTTGCTCGAAGGATATCGTCTGCTCGGACTCAAGGCCGAGCTTTCGTTGCCCGAATCCGGCCGCAGGGAAGCGGCGTCGGCGGCATGCTTTGATTCTCCGTCCGATTATGAGTTGGTCATCGAGGGCCGGAAAGCGGCGGGGAGCGCGCAAACCCGGCAACGCGGAGTCATTCTCCAGCACGGGTCCGTTTTGGTGGATCTGGATGAGGACCTTCTGTTTGATGTTCTCCGTTTTCCGAATGAACAGGTGAAAGAACGGCTGAAACGGAGCTTTTCCGAAAAAGCGGTGGCCATCAACCAGCTGCGGTCGCCCGGAGCATCCATGGAAGAAGTGATCAAGGCGTTTTTCGAGGGATTCGAGCGGGGAATGGGCATCCGGCTGGAGCCCGGAGAACTGACGGAGGAAGAACGGGAAGTGGCGGACCGGCTGGTTCGGGAGAAATACGGTACCGACGATTGGAACCGAAAGAAATGA
- a CDS encoding RluA family pseudouridine synthase, producing MYTQTRPAIRILHEDNHLLVVEKPVNLPVQADASGDEDLLSLLKKDLKVRYQKPGNVFLGLVHRLDRPTGGVMVFAKTSKAASRLSDSFREKQAVDKVYLAVVHGKAPSAGTLKHHLWKDQKRNRVFVVPAGHRGAKEAVLHFERLAVCGPLSLMRIRLETGRSHQIRVQFSEIGHPLHGDQKYGTARNKPGQQLALWAHRLTLPHPVKKEEMTFVSFPPQTDPWMKFGDFGAK from the coding sequence ATGTACACACAGACCCGTCCGGCCATCCGGATCCTTCATGAAGACAACCACCTGCTGGTGGTGGAAAAACCCGTCAATCTTCCGGTTCAGGCCGATGCGTCCGGCGATGAGGATTTGCTTTCCTTGTTGAAGAAAGATTTGAAAGTGCGGTATCAAAAGCCGGGGAATGTATTCCTCGGTCTGGTTCACAGACTCGACCGCCCCACCGGAGGCGTCATGGTGTTTGCCAAAACGTCCAAGGCGGCATCCCGCCTGTCGGACTCCTTCCGGGAAAAACAGGCGGTGGACAAGGTGTACCTGGCCGTCGTCCACGGGAAGGCGCCCTCGGCGGGAACGCTGAAGCATCACCTGTGGAAAGACCAAAAAAGAAACCGGGTTTTCGTGGTCCCGGCCGGGCACCGCGGTGCCAAGGAGGCCGTCCTGCATTTCGAGCGTCTTGCGGTTTGCGGCCCGCTCAGTCTCATGCGGATCCGGTTGGAGACGGGACGATCCCACCAGATCCGCGTCCAGTTTTCCGAGATCGGACATCCGCTCCACGGAGACCAAAAGTACGGAACCGCCCGAAACAAACCCGGCCAACAACTGGCTCTGTGGGCCCACAGGCTGACGCTTCCCCATCCCGTGAAAAAAGAGGAAATGACGTTTGTGTCATTTCCTCCCCAAACCGATCCGTGGATGAAATTCGGTGATTTCGGGGCGAAGTGA
- a CDS encoding DnaA N-terminal domain-containing protein, with translation MAVTKARDHWMKEEIRRLLVQILENQQHILERLNSLERRLFAEESVRPATERAGSDDSLKDSAQSGQSPGDRLWAQVLERMSGRISEESLEMWLKPLAVCGVDGESLDLLGPDRFSAEWVASRYGKMMEESLPEGDICRIRVGWKDETGDIRWAESGEGDAVIRKLLGEAEEALESLREPWEDLGMFANPDDEPDGKKAGMKQEKTDP, from the coding sequence GTGGCAGTAACGAAAGCGAGGGATCACTGGATGAAGGAGGAGATTCGGCGGCTGCTGGTGCAGATCCTGGAAAACCAGCAGCATATCCTGGAGAGGTTGAACTCCTTGGAACGAAGGCTATTTGCCGAAGAATCCGTTCGACCGGCAACGGAACGCGCCGGTTCGGACGATTCGTTGAAGGATTCGGCGCAGTCCGGGCAATCGCCGGGAGATCGCTTGTGGGCGCAAGTCCTTGAGCGGATGTCCGGACGCATTTCCGAAGAAAGTTTGGAAATGTGGCTGAAACCGCTTGCCGTTTGCGGAGTGGACGGGGAAAGTCTGGATTTGCTGGGGCCGGATCGTTTCAGCGCCGAATGGGTCGCTTCGCGTTACGGAAAGATGATGGAGGAGTCACTGCCCGAGGGGGACATTTGCCGCATCCGCGTCGGTTGGAAGGATGAAACCGGGGACATTCGGTGGGCGGAATCGGGAGAAGGGGACGCGGTGATCCGCAAACTGTTGGGAGAAGCGGAAGAAGCACTCGAGAGTTTGCGCGAACCGTGGGAAGACTTGGGGATGTTCGCCAATCCGGATGATGAACCGGACGGAAAGAAAGCCGGGATGAAGCAGGAGAAAACGGATCCTTGA
- the nfi gene encoding deoxyribonuclease V (cleaves DNA at apurinic or apyrimidinic sites), whose product MKPVLRHPWVLTEEEAVRLQTEWAKRVIREDRLKEVKRVAGVDVAYDNRSDRLVAAVVVLDAVTLETVDSAVVEDQARFPYIPGLFSFRELPPVIRAFERLNLRPDLVVCDGQGRAHPRRFGLACHLGVMFDIPAIGCGKTRLTGEGEEPGPMRGDSSPLVDRGEVVGCLLRTQTGIKPVCVSIGHLVSLETAREWVLRLTPRFRLPETTRRADRLVRTMLRSQTGHDARS is encoded by the coding sequence ATGAAACCGGTCCTGCGGCATCCGTGGGTTCTGACGGAAGAGGAAGCGGTCAGGCTGCAAACGGAGTGGGCGAAACGGGTGATTCGGGAAGACCGGCTGAAAGAGGTGAAACGGGTGGCGGGAGTGGACGTGGCTTACGACAACCGGTCAGACCGATTGGTGGCGGCCGTGGTCGTTCTGGATGCCGTCACGCTGGAAACCGTTGACTCAGCCGTGGTGGAGGATCAAGCCCGCTTTCCCTATATCCCCGGACTCTTTTCGTTTCGGGAGCTTCCTCCCGTCATTCGGGCGTTCGAGCGGCTGAACCTTCGACCCGACCTGGTGGTGTGCGACGGTCAAGGCCGGGCCCATCCCCGACGATTCGGACTGGCCTGCCACCTCGGCGTGATGTTTGACATCCCGGCCATCGGATGCGGAAAAACCCGACTGACCGGCGAAGGGGAAGAACCGGGGCCCATGCGCGGAGATTCTTCTCCGCTCGTGGACCGGGGCGAAGTGGTCGGATGTTTGCTGAGGACACAAACGGGCATCAAACCGGTCTGTGTTTCCATCGGGCACCTCGTTTCCCTGGAAACGGCCCGTGAGTGGGTCCTGAGGCTGACCCCGCGTTTCCGGCTTCCGGAAACCACCCGCCGGGCGGACAGGCTGGTTCGGACCATGCTCCGGTCACAAACTGGTCATGACGCCCGATCTTGA
- a CDS encoding McrC family protein, protein MNGWLELKEFEPTRVESGRLSMDEGMWLHRRFGKQLKVDFPGPATEGCWRLTPKGWVGVIPMGKRGGIRISPRFPVQNLFLMLGIACRFGGVCIMDGRIRADNAEGWVDRLIGWLADRVAERIRRGPVQEFRTEENTLPVVRGKLLTEKWIARPHPDRIPCRFRVIDADCDDNRLLLWTLHRVLRARLPLQSETTANVTRAYRMLSRFVTLRPVNVHVRNAKAYHPRYGEYEGLHTLCRLVLEGLLPGHGCGTGEAIPFLVDMSRLFEMFVAEWLKMSAPDQLEIRSQERVRPAGTGRIRFRADLVAVDRRTGRPVSVMDTKYKSVQSLSARDVAQVVAYALSLGTREAVLVTPGGGEELDEEIGGIRVRALVFDVAQDPEAAGKAFLRAWLEGGSRATMRRSSHQTGA, encoded by the coding sequence ATGAACGGTTGGTTGGAGCTGAAAGAGTTTGAACCCACCCGTGTGGAGTCCGGGCGTTTGTCGATGGATGAAGGAATGTGGCTTCATCGTCGCTTCGGCAAGCAATTGAAGGTGGACTTTCCCGGTCCGGCCACGGAGGGATGCTGGCGGTTGACTCCCAAGGGATGGGTCGGTGTCATCCCGATGGGAAAGCGGGGAGGCATCCGGATTTCTCCGCGCTTTCCGGTGCAAAATCTGTTTCTCATGCTGGGGATCGCATGTCGTTTCGGCGGTGTCTGCATCATGGACGGACGGATCCGGGCGGACAATGCGGAAGGATGGGTCGATCGGTTGATCGGGTGGCTGGCCGATCGGGTGGCGGAACGGATCCGGAGGGGGCCCGTCCAGGAGTTTCGCACGGAAGAAAACACCTTGCCGGTGGTTCGGGGTAAACTCCTGACGGAAAAGTGGATCGCCCGTCCGCATCCGGACCGGATCCCGTGCCGCTTTCGGGTCATTGATGCCGACTGTGACGACAACCGGTTGTTGCTTTGGACCTTGCACCGGGTCTTGCGCGCCCGGCTGCCGCTCCAATCGGAGACAACGGCCAACGTGACCAGGGCGTACCGGATGTTGTCCCGGTTTGTCACGTTGCGTCCGGTGAACGTGCACGTCCGGAACGCAAAGGCGTATCATCCCCGATACGGGGAGTATGAGGGATTGCACACGCTTTGCCGGCTGGTGCTCGAGGGGTTGCTTCCGGGACACGGTTGCGGAACGGGAGAAGCGATCCCGTTTCTGGTGGACATGTCCCGGCTGTTTGAGATGTTTGTGGCTGAATGGTTGAAAATGTCCGCTCCCGATCAATTGGAGATTCGCTCCCAGGAGCGGGTTCGGCCGGCCGGAACGGGGCGCATCCGCTTCAGGGCCGATCTGGTGGCCGTGGATCGCCGGACGGGTCGACCGGTGTCGGTGATGGATACCAAGTACAAATCGGTTCAATCCCTGTCCGCCCGGGATGTCGCCCAGGTGGTGGCGTACGCGTTGTCGTTGGGAACCCGGGAAGCGGTGCTGGTCACTCCCGGCGGCGGCGAGGAACTGGATGAAGAGATCGGCGGCATTCGGGTCCGCGCGTTGGTGTTTGATGTGGCCCAAGACCCGGAAGCCGCGGGGAAGGCTTTTTTGCGGGCGTGGTTGGAGGGTGGAAGCCGTGCTACAATGAGAAGGTCATCTCATCAAACCGGAGCGTGA